One stretch of Methanobacterium aggregans DNA includes these proteins:
- a CDS encoding DegT/DnrJ/EryC1/StrS family aminotransferase, producing the protein MIPIAKPLIGDEEIEEVVKVLKSGFIAQGPKVAEFEEKFAEYIGVKHAVATSSGTTALHTALLALGIKAGDEVITTPFTFAATSNSILYVGAKPVFVDVNPETYNLDPEKISEAITDKTKAIMPVHLYGQPADMDPICEIAEEKDLKVIEDAAQAHGAIYNGKMVGSIGDAACFSFYPTKNMTTSEGGMITTDDDGIADASRAIRAHGESQRYTHVMLGYNFRMTDIAAAIGLVQLKKLDEFNSKRIENAAYLTSRIEKIDGIKAPTVPENVKHVFHQYTIRVDKAKRDDLIEFLNAEGIGTGIHYPKPIYQQKIYQDMGFKVSCPEAEEAASSVISIPVHPSLEKSDLEKIVSTLEKASETIF; encoded by the coding sequence GTGATACCAATTGCCAAGCCGCTTATCGGTGATGAAGAAATAGAAGAAGTTGTCAAGGTTTTAAAGTCAGGGTTCATTGCCCAGGGCCCGAAGGTTGCAGAATTTGAAGAAAAATTTGCAGAGTACATTGGAGTGAAACATGCAGTTGCAACAAGCTCAGGAACAACAGCACTCCACACAGCACTCCTTGCTCTAGGTATAAAAGCTGGAGATGAGGTAATAACCACACCATTCACATTCGCAGCAACCTCAAACTCCATACTCTACGTGGGTGCAAAACCAGTTTTTGTGGATGTAAACCCAGAAACCTACAACCTGGACCCTGAAAAGATATCTGAAGCCATAACAGACAAAACAAAAGCAATAATGCCGGTACACCTTTACGGACAGCCTGCAGACATGGATCCAATATGCGAAATAGCAGAGGAGAAGGATCTCAAAGTCATAGAAGATGCTGCACAGGCTCATGGAGCAATTTATAATGGTAAAATGGTTGGATCAATAGGAGATGCAGCTTGCTTCAGTTTTTACCCAACCAAGAACATGACCACAAGCGAGGGCGGAATGATAACAACTGATGATGATGGCATTGCAGATGCTTCACGGGCAATCCGGGCCCATGGTGAAAGCCAGCGCTACACTCATGTCATGCTTGGTTACAACTTCAGAATGACTGATATTGCAGCTGCAATAGGTCTTGTTCAGCTTAAAAAGCTCGATGAATTCAACAGTAAAAGAATTGAAAATGCTGCATACTTAACCAGCAGAATAGAAAAAATAGATGGGATAAAAGCACCTACAGTACCTGAAAATGTGAAGCACGTCTTCCACCAGTACACCATACGTGTTGATAAGGCTAAAAGGGATGATCTCATTGAATTCTTGAATGCAGAGGGAATTGGAACTGGTATACACTATCCAAAACCAATATACCAGCAGAAGATCTATCAGGACATGGGATTCAAGGTATCCTGTCCAGAAGCAGAAGAGGCAGCTTCAAGTGTAATCTCAATACCAGTACATCCCTCACTTGAAAAATCAGACCTTGAAAAAATAGTTTCAACCCTTGAAAAGGCTTCAGAAACCATCTTTTAG
- a CDS encoding CPBP family intramembrane glutamic endopeptidase, with translation MHNPFLDNGSQGKNNWWRYLLTITISWGGAILATGILVAVLMIIYYVYGASNAYQLDLTSITSNSMFFLFIVFIAYGISFLLFYICVRFMHKKKFTSLINTTGKMDWMKILKGAGIWTALIVALTFTPLLMTTGIQGYQITFNPKTFGVLLILSVLAFPIQASFEELFFRGYLMQAFGLLSKKPVIPLVTTSIVFASVHFFNGTDLQMSVMMVLGTFIVGLMLGIIVLGENRLETAMGIHIANNMFVAVVYNSTDSGLGNLPSVITVQQSDAVTGTIGILIAAVLMITILFWNKKTELLNIFKWKDSNP, from the coding sequence ATGCACAACCCATTTCTAGATAATGGATCACAGGGTAAAAATAACTGGTGGAGATACCTTTTAACCATAACTATATCATGGGGTGGGGCGATACTTGCCACAGGAATATTGGTAGCAGTTTTAATGATAATATATTATGTTTACGGGGCTTCAAATGCTTATCAGCTTGATTTAACATCCATAACCTCAAATTCAATGTTCTTCCTGTTCATAGTCTTCATTGCCTATGGAATATCATTTTTACTTTTTTACATCTGTGTACGGTTCATGCACAAGAAAAAATTCACATCCCTTATAAATACCACTGGAAAAATGGACTGGATGAAGATTTTAAAGGGTGCAGGTATCTGGACAGCTCTAATAGTAGCCCTAACTTTCACACCCCTTCTGATGACAACAGGTATTCAGGGTTACCAGATAACCTTCAACCCAAAAACCTTCGGCGTACTTCTCATTCTAAGTGTCCTTGCATTTCCAATACAGGCATCATTTGAGGAACTCTTTTTCAGGGGATACCTTATGCAGGCTTTTGGTCTTCTTTCCAAAAAACCTGTTATTCCATTGGTTACAACATCCATTGTATTTGCTTCAGTGCATTTTTTCAACGGAACAGACCTTCAGATGAGTGTGATGATGGTTTTAGGTACCTTCATAGTTGGTTTAATGTTGGGGATCATAGTTCTCGGTGAAAACAGGTTGGAAACAGCTATGGGGATTCACATAGCAAATAACATGTTCGTTGCAGTTGTCTATAACTCAACGGATTCAGGACTCGGCAACCTACCCTCAGTAATCACTGTACAGCAATCAGATGCTGTTACAGGAACCATTGGAATTTTAATCGCTGCAGTGCTAATGATAACCATCCTATTTTGGAACAAAAAAACAGAGCTTCTTAACATATTCAAATGGAAGGATTCTAATCCATGA
- a CDS encoding tRNA (guanine(10)-N(2))-dimethyltransferase: MDETHIDEKTIHEGKVTIKVPHFDKVSAKAPVFYNPVMELNRDISIAAITVFSQDADFISICDSFGGTGIRGIRYSKEIEKVQNVVITDLNPLAVQFAEKNIEENETENVKVYREDANIMLRRCKGKFDVVDIDPFGTPSPYLESAAASLRAGGMICATATDTSALCGTYTEPCIRKYGAMPLKTDYCHENGIRILAGFMARTFAKYKKFIEVRFSHSTEHYMRIYATVGKGAKNTDESLKNLGYITHCDKCLKRTVFKGLTPQIPEECPECGGKLRVGGPLWCGAIINRDFTGKMIESLDELKLNKENEVLKLFETCYKEAEAPIGYYDIHKVCKNLKISSPPLMDVLEKLQEEGYFVSRTHFSPVGIKTDADVSELKRIVLNVKDSVEGSD; the protein is encoded by the coding sequence ATGGATGAAACACATATAGATGAAAAAACCATTCACGAAGGAAAAGTCACGATAAAAGTGCCTCATTTCGATAAAGTATCAGCAAAAGCCCCTGTATTTTATAATCCAGTTATGGAACTTAACAGGGACATTTCAATTGCAGCAATAACTGTTTTCAGCCAGGATGCTGACTTTATCAGTATCTGCGACTCCTTTGGAGGTACTGGAATACGTGGCATAAGATACTCCAAAGAAATAGAAAAGGTTCAGAATGTTGTTATAACTGATTTAAACCCCCTTGCAGTTCAATTTGCAGAGAAAAACATTGAAGAAAACGAAACAGAAAATGTAAAAGTCTACAGGGAAGATGCCAACATCATGCTTCGCAGGTGCAAGGGAAAATTTGATGTTGTGGACATCGACCCCTTCGGAACACCCTCACCCTACCTTGAATCTGCTGCAGCCAGTTTAAGGGCTGGAGGAATGATCTGTGCCACTGCAACAGATACTTCTGCCCTTTGCGGTACCTACACCGAACCCTGTATTCGTAAATATGGTGCAATGCCATTGAAAACTGATTACTGTCATGAGAACGGAATAAGGATACTTGCAGGTTTCATGGCCAGAACCTTCGCCAAGTACAAGAAGTTCATTGAGGTCCGTTTCTCCCACAGTACCGAGCACTACATGAGGATCTATGCAACAGTGGGTAAAGGTGCTAAGAATACCGATGAGTCCCTTAAAAATCTTGGTTACATAACACACTGCGATAAATGTCTTAAAAGAACTGTTTTCAAGGGTTTGACCCCACAAATTCCAGAGGAATGTCCTGAATGTGGAGGTAAACTCCGGGTTGGAGGTCCACTCTGGTGTGGTGCCATAATCAACAGGGATTTCACAGGGAAGATGATTGAATCTCTGGATGAATTGAAGTTGAATAAAGAAAATGAAGTTCTTAAACTCTTTGAAACATGCTATAAGGAAGCTGAAGCCCCCATAGGTTACTACGACATCCACAAGGTCTGTAAGAATCTGAAGATAAGTTCCCCACCCCTTATGGACGTTCTGGAAAAACTTCAAGAAGAGGGTTACTTCGTTTCAAGGACTCATTTCAGTCCAGTAGGAATAAAAACTGATGCTGATGTTTCTGAACTTAAAAGAATTGTTTTGAATGTTAAAGATTCTGTTGAAGGTTCAGATTAA